In one Myxocyprinus asiaticus isolate MX2 ecotype Aquarium Trade chromosome 1, UBuf_Myxa_2, whole genome shotgun sequence genomic region, the following are encoded:
- the LOC127412597 gene encoding inactive serine/threonine-protein kinase VRK3-like isoform X2, with translation MLNFCPQCGTKVQPGFKFCPSCGDKLPTNDPTEPETSQPPEPLQNSVLRPASGRGDTSDDSSPSALIRPPLRTSRRKTLSGIGTPTETVESTDKKSLTSSQKRKASPQVKEEEVSKRTSSVITQTPDKKSLTSPRKGKGSPLVKEQEAANQKSSVTLQTPDKKSLTSPRKHKASPQVKDEEAKQTSSVLLKSPAKGKSKKRVCAVEPVQEGTVVCDQSSKKWKLVELLWQTEIDLTYAVCQANQHSDSNVCKHILRLGAKEGQLFNEQNFHLRAAKPDAVEKWLKLHKMDFLGIPSCVGFGLHESYRFLVFPSMGETLQSVMEEGTGSLSEKAVLQLALRLLDSLEFIHEKEYAHADIHAGNIYINADSHSEVFLSGFGHAFRFCPGGNHVEYRQCSRTADQGNINFISLDSHKGAGPSRRSDLQSLGYCMLSWMTGTLPWSHLTHTSSTIATEKERYISDIAGLVSFCSKKKKDSSALLDYLSNVMTLQYTEKPNYSLLKAGLHKSLLKMGGSLEEPLDLQVKP, from the exons TTTCTGTCCGCAGTGTGGCACAAAGGTGCAGCCTGGTTTCAAGTTTTGTCCATCTTGTGGGGATAAACTCCCGACAAACGATCCAACAGAACCTGAAACTTCACAACCTCCCGAACCGCTTCAAAACTCTGTACTTCGGCCTGCGAGCGGTAGAGGAG ACACTTCTGATGActcctccccctctgcactgatTCGCCCACCTTTGCGTACATCTCGGCGAAAGACCTTGAGTGGCATAGGCACACCCACAGAAACTGTTGAATCTACAG ATAAGAAGTCTTTAACATCTTCTCAAAAGAGAAAGGCATCCCCCCAGGTTAAAGAGGAGGAAGTGTCAAAGAGAACATCTTCAGTTATAACTCAAACCCCAG ATAAGAAGTCTTTGACATCTCCTCGAAAAGGAAAAGGATCCCCTCTGGTTAAAGAACAAGAGGCGGCAAATCAAAAGTCTTCAGTTACACTTCAAACTCCAG ATAAGAAGTCTTTGACATCGCCTCGAAAACATAAAGCTTCCCCCCAGGTTAAGGATGAGGAGGCAAAGCAAACATCTTCCGTTCTGTTGAAAAGCCCAG CTAAGGGCAAATCCAAGAAGCGGGTGTGTGCTGTTGAGCCTGTCCAGGAAGGCACAGTGGTTTGTGACCAGTCAAGCAAAAAGTGGAAGCTGGTTGAACTTCTGTGGCAAACAGAAATAGACCTTACTTATGCAG TGTGCCAGGCAAATCAGCACTCAGACTCAAATGTATGCAAGCACATCTTGAGACTG GGTGCTAAAGAAGGACAACTGTTCAATGAGCAGAATTTCCATCTGAGAGCAGCAAAACCTGATGCAG TGGAAAAATGGTTGAAATTACACAAAATGGACTTTCTTGGGATCCCATCCTGTGTGGGATTTGGACTTCATGAATCATACAG GTTTTTAGTTTTTCCAAGCATGGGTGAAACTCTACAGTCAGTCATGGAGGAAGGGACTGGTTCTCTGTCTGAGAAAGCTGTTCTCCAGCTGGCACTGCGACTA CTGGATTCACTTGAATTCATCCACGAGAAGGAGTACGCACATGCAGACATACATGCAGGAAACATCTACATAAACGCTGACAGTCACTCAGAG gTTTTCTTATCTGGCTTTGGGCACGCATTTAGGTTTTGCCCAGGTGGAAATCATGTGGAGTACCGGCAGTGTAGCCGCACTGCTGACCAGGGTAACATCAACTTCATCAGCCTGGATTCTCACAAGGGGGCTG gtCCTTCTCGTCGGAGTGACCTGCAATCCCTAGGTTACTGCATGCTGTCTTGGATGACGGGCACTCTACCCTGGAGTCACCTCACTCACACAAGCTCTACTATTGCTACAGAAAAGGAGAG GTATATTTCTGATATCGCTGGACTTGTGAGTTTCTGTTCTAAAAAGAAGAAAGATTCAA GTGCATTACTAGATTACTTGTCTAATGTGATGACCCTGCAGTACACTGAGAAGCCAAATTACTCCCTTCTGAAAGCTGGGCTTCATAAGAGCTTGCTGAAGATGGGCGGGAGTCTGGAGGAACCATTGGATCTGCAG GTGAAACCATAA
- the LOC127412597 gene encoding inactive serine/threonine-protein kinase VRK3-like isoform X1: MLNFCPQCGTKVQPGFKFCPSCGDKLPTNDPTEPETSQPPEPLQNSVLRPASGRGVDTSDDSSPSALIRPPLRTSRRKTLSGIGTPTETVESTDKKSLTSSQKRKASPQVKEEEVSKRTSSVITQTPDKKSLTSPRKGKGSPLVKEQEAANQKSSVTLQTPDKKSLTSPRKHKASPQVKDEEAKQTSSVLLKSPAKGKSKKRVCAVEPVQEGTVVCDQSSKKWKLVELLWQTEIDLTYAVCQANQHSDSNVCKHILRLGAKEGQLFNEQNFHLRAAKPDAVEKWLKLHKMDFLGIPSCVGFGLHESYRFLVFPSMGETLQSVMEEGTGSLSEKAVLQLALRLLDSLEFIHEKEYAHADIHAGNIYINADSHSEVFLSGFGHAFRFCPGGNHVEYRQCSRTADQGNINFISLDSHKGAGPSRRSDLQSLGYCMLSWMTGTLPWSHLTHTSSTIATEKERYISDIAGLVSFCSKKKKDSSALLDYLSNVMTLQYTEKPNYSLLKAGLHKSLLKMGGSLEEPLDLQVKP; this comes from the exons TTTCTGTCCGCAGTGTGGCACAAAGGTGCAGCCTGGTTTCAAGTTTTGTCCATCTTGTGGGGATAAACTCCCGACAAACGATCCAACAGAACCTGAAACTTCACAACCTCCCGAACCGCTTCAAAACTCTGTACTTCGGCCTGCGAGCGGTAGAGGAG TAGACACTTCTGATGActcctccccctctgcactgatTCGCCCACCTTTGCGTACATCTCGGCGAAAGACCTTGAGTGGCATAGGCACACCCACAGAAACTGTTGAATCTACAG ATAAGAAGTCTTTAACATCTTCTCAAAAGAGAAAGGCATCCCCCCAGGTTAAAGAGGAGGAAGTGTCAAAGAGAACATCTTCAGTTATAACTCAAACCCCAG ATAAGAAGTCTTTGACATCTCCTCGAAAAGGAAAAGGATCCCCTCTGGTTAAAGAACAAGAGGCGGCAAATCAAAAGTCTTCAGTTACACTTCAAACTCCAG ATAAGAAGTCTTTGACATCGCCTCGAAAACATAAAGCTTCCCCCCAGGTTAAGGATGAGGAGGCAAAGCAAACATCTTCCGTTCTGTTGAAAAGCCCAG CTAAGGGCAAATCCAAGAAGCGGGTGTGTGCTGTTGAGCCTGTCCAGGAAGGCACAGTGGTTTGTGACCAGTCAAGCAAAAAGTGGAAGCTGGTTGAACTTCTGTGGCAAACAGAAATAGACCTTACTTATGCAG TGTGCCAGGCAAATCAGCACTCAGACTCAAATGTATGCAAGCACATCTTGAGACTG GGTGCTAAAGAAGGACAACTGTTCAATGAGCAGAATTTCCATCTGAGAGCAGCAAAACCTGATGCAG TGGAAAAATGGTTGAAATTACACAAAATGGACTTTCTTGGGATCCCATCCTGTGTGGGATTTGGACTTCATGAATCATACAG GTTTTTAGTTTTTCCAAGCATGGGTGAAACTCTACAGTCAGTCATGGAGGAAGGGACTGGTTCTCTGTCTGAGAAAGCTGTTCTCCAGCTGGCACTGCGACTA CTGGATTCACTTGAATTCATCCACGAGAAGGAGTACGCACATGCAGACATACATGCAGGAAACATCTACATAAACGCTGACAGTCACTCAGAG gTTTTCTTATCTGGCTTTGGGCACGCATTTAGGTTTTGCCCAGGTGGAAATCATGTGGAGTACCGGCAGTGTAGCCGCACTGCTGACCAGGGTAACATCAACTTCATCAGCCTGGATTCTCACAAGGGGGCTG gtCCTTCTCGTCGGAGTGACCTGCAATCCCTAGGTTACTGCATGCTGTCTTGGATGACGGGCACTCTACCCTGGAGTCACCTCACTCACACAAGCTCTACTATTGCTACAGAAAAGGAGAG GTATATTTCTGATATCGCTGGACTTGTGAGTTTCTGTTCTAAAAAGAAGAAAGATTCAA GTGCATTACTAGATTACTTGTCTAATGTGATGACCCTGCAGTACACTGAGAAGCCAAATTACTCCCTTCTGAAAGCTGGGCTTCATAAGAGCTTGCTGAAGATGGGCGGGAGTCTGGAGGAACCATTGGATCTGCAG GTGAAACCATAA
- the LOC127412597 gene encoding inactive serine/threonine-protein kinase VRK3-like isoform X3 yields MLNFCPQCGTKVQPGFKFCPSCGDKLPTNDPTEPETSQPPEPLQNSVLRPASGRGDKKSLTSPRKGKGSPLVKEQEAANQKSSVTLQTPDKKSLTSPRKHKASPQVKDEEAKQTSSVLLKSPAKGKSKKRVCAVEPVQEGTVVCDQSSKKWKLVELLWQTEIDLTYAVCQANQHSDSNVCKHILRLGAKEGQLFNEQNFHLRAAKPDAVEKWLKLHKMDFLGIPSCVGFGLHESYRFLVFPSMGETLQSVMEEGTGSLSEKAVLQLALRLLDSLEFIHEKEYAHADIHAGNIYINADSHSEVFLSGFGHAFRFCPGGNHVEYRQCSRTADQGNINFISLDSHKGAGPSRRSDLQSLGYCMLSWMTGTLPWSHLTHTSSTIATEKERYISDIAGLVSFCSKKKKDSSALLDYLSNVMTLQYTEKPNYSLLKAGLHKSLLKMGGSLEEPLDLQVKP; encoded by the exons TTTCTGTCCGCAGTGTGGCACAAAGGTGCAGCCTGGTTTCAAGTTTTGTCCATCTTGTGGGGATAAACTCCCGACAAACGATCCAACAGAACCTGAAACTTCACAACCTCCCGAACCGCTTCAAAACTCTGTACTTCGGCCTGCGAGCGGTAGAGGAG ATAAGAAGTCTTTGACATCTCCTCGAAAAGGAAAAGGATCCCCTCTGGTTAAAGAACAAGAGGCGGCAAATCAAAAGTCTTCAGTTACACTTCAAACTCCAG ATAAGAAGTCTTTGACATCGCCTCGAAAACATAAAGCTTCCCCCCAGGTTAAGGATGAGGAGGCAAAGCAAACATCTTCCGTTCTGTTGAAAAGCCCAG CTAAGGGCAAATCCAAGAAGCGGGTGTGTGCTGTTGAGCCTGTCCAGGAAGGCACAGTGGTTTGTGACCAGTCAAGCAAAAAGTGGAAGCTGGTTGAACTTCTGTGGCAAACAGAAATAGACCTTACTTATGCAG TGTGCCAGGCAAATCAGCACTCAGACTCAAATGTATGCAAGCACATCTTGAGACTG GGTGCTAAAGAAGGACAACTGTTCAATGAGCAGAATTTCCATCTGAGAGCAGCAAAACCTGATGCAG TGGAAAAATGGTTGAAATTACACAAAATGGACTTTCTTGGGATCCCATCCTGTGTGGGATTTGGACTTCATGAATCATACAG GTTTTTAGTTTTTCCAAGCATGGGTGAAACTCTACAGTCAGTCATGGAGGAAGGGACTGGTTCTCTGTCTGAGAAAGCTGTTCTCCAGCTGGCACTGCGACTA CTGGATTCACTTGAATTCATCCACGAGAAGGAGTACGCACATGCAGACATACATGCAGGAAACATCTACATAAACGCTGACAGTCACTCAGAG gTTTTCTTATCTGGCTTTGGGCACGCATTTAGGTTTTGCCCAGGTGGAAATCATGTGGAGTACCGGCAGTGTAGCCGCACTGCTGACCAGGGTAACATCAACTTCATCAGCCTGGATTCTCACAAGGGGGCTG gtCCTTCTCGTCGGAGTGACCTGCAATCCCTAGGTTACTGCATGCTGTCTTGGATGACGGGCACTCTACCCTGGAGTCACCTCACTCACACAAGCTCTACTATTGCTACAGAAAAGGAGAG GTATATTTCTGATATCGCTGGACTTGTGAGTTTCTGTTCTAAAAAGAAGAAAGATTCAA GTGCATTACTAGATTACTTGTCTAATGTGATGACCCTGCAGTACACTGAGAAGCCAAATTACTCCCTTCTGAAAGCTGGGCTTCATAAGAGCTTGCTGAAGATGGGCGGGAGTCTGGAGGAACCATTGGATCTGCAG GTGAAACCATAA